A region of the Ornithinimicrobium ciconiae genome:
GTGGTCTGGGACGGCGTCTGGGTGACGGTCACCCTGCCGATGCTGCTCTCCCCGCTGCTGGGTCTGGTCCTGGCCTGTGGCGCCCTCTGGCTGGTGGCACGGATCGTCGACACCCGCTCACGCACCCAGGTCGGGCGTGACATGCGTGGCGCGCAGGTCGCCGCCGCCGGTGCGGTGGCCCTGGGCAACGGACTGCAGGATGCGGCCAAGACCATGGCCGTGGTCGTGGTGGCGCTGACCATCAGCGGACATGCCTCCGGTGAGACAGTCCCGTGGTGGGTCGTGGCCAGCGTGGCCGTGGCGTTGTCCCTGGGGACGTATGCCGGGGGATGGCGCATCGTGCGCACCCTGGGTCGGCGGATCATCCGTCCCGCTCCGGACCGGGCGCAGGGGACCGTGGCCCAGGCGTCCACGGCAGCCATCCAGTATCTGGCCGCCGTGCTGCACCTGCCGGTCTCCAGCACCCACACGGTCACCGCGGCCCTGGTCGGTGCCGGGCTCACCGGGCCCCGCTCGGCCCTGGGCTGGACCGTGATCCGTCAGATCCTGCTGGTCTGGGTGTGCACCTTCCCCGGCGCGGCCGCGCTCAGCGCCCTGGTGTGCGGAGTCCTGCTCGCGCTCTGACCTGCGCACTTGGTGACGGAGCCCACACCCGTGCGTTGCAGATTCAAACATCGTTCACGGTCTGTTCACCCAGCACGCCCGATCGGGTCACGTCCCCTGCTTAACGTTCAGCGAGGTTGGCAACGCCGCCAGCACGCTGGACTGCGGGGAAGAAGCTGCGGTCGCGTGCCACCTGACACCAAGAGAGCAAGAGA
Encoded here:
- a CDS encoding inorganic phosphate transporter yields the protein MDWLPVALVLAAALIFAFSNGFQDASNSIAIPIATGSLSPRLAVTMAATLGLGGAVLGHTLADGFVEALVVPPSGAAGLSVIGAALVAATAWNLLMWWFGMPSSSTHALIGGLTGASLVAGTSVVWDGVWVTVTLPMLLSPLLGLVLACGALWLVARIVDTRSRTQVGRDMRGAQVAAAGAVALGNGLQDAAKTMAVVVVALTISGHASGETVPWWVVASVAVALSLGTYAGGWRIVRTLGRRIIRPAPDRAQGTVAQASTAAIQYLAAVLHLPVSSTHTVTAALVGAGLTGPRSALGWTVIRQILLVWVCTFPGAAALSALVCGVLLAL